From Echinicola jeungdonensis, the proteins below share one genomic window:
- a CDS encoding SusC/RagA family TonB-linked outer membrane protein: MRCKTLQRGMAVFFMWCLLVSQHGFAHNSSHLKPSENSNLSAGHVSSVEIEVSGTVVDDSGFPIPGVSVLVKGTTTGVATDLDGKFSLTVPSSESVLVFSYLGYDDQEVTVGNQTTFNITMRENLSDLGEVVVVGYGVQKKGTITGAVGEIESEDLIKTPSVTTSEALVGKIQGVTARQGDARPGSSASIQIRNMGQPLFVIDGIPSDAGQFNNLGQQDIESITVLKDASAAIYGMRAANGVVLVTTKKGKANQKAEINLSGYYGLQNFTRYPQPANAYQFLRANAESEVNLGGTPSISQDELQKWQEGTEPGYRSFDYYDFIMKPNVPQYSLNGSAVGGSENTKYYFSLSHLNQDALIEDYNFQRTNFQSNIDMTLTEGLTVGTQLSGRVEKREQVGVPGLDDYFNPFLSIFTMWPTERPYANDNPNYVNGDVHNINVNPATYTKEITGYIDEYWRAIKGNFYASYDFDNGLTMKGTYSYNYTTLDFNGFEYTYDAYIYDEATDSYITRPELGNQNPWRERRKQNIVDRVGQFQINYNKNFGAHNVSAIAGYERWDQQSHRMVVHTVPPNNYIPLMSFADQDLLIDQIYEEAREGYLAKINYDYKEKYLVELLGRYDGSFLFPPDERFGFFPGVSLGWKVTDEPFMDNIKGNVLSDLKFRISYGQTGNDRFIGNNEFIVAPFSYYAGYNFIPGAGGSSVLNGDFVAGVDPRGLPVTNLSWITNTNFNIGLDAYLFDHKLFVQGDVFERKRTGLPAGRYDVLLPAEVGYSLPSENLESDAHRGVEGIVTYSDKVGGIDFSVSANGTISRLKIIDRYKPRFGNSWNKYRFDQEGRWANINWGYNIIGRFESEEQIENYPVNIDGLGNRNVLPGDFIYEDVNGDGLINGLDERPIGYAEGANPYVSFGLNGSAKYKGFELYFSFAGASMQTFTRNWELRYPFQNNGNSPEFMFADRWHREDLYNPDSEWVAGTYPAIRRFGADHLYRHNDFWLTNVKYLRLRNLEIGYRVPSSFLDKYGINALRVYANGTNLFSIDNTKEFGVDPEIGSANGLVYPQQRLFNFGFSLTL, translated from the coding sequence ATGAGATGTAAAACTTTACAAAGGGGCATGGCTGTGTTTTTTATGTGGTGCTTATTGGTGTCACAGCATGGTTTTGCTCATAATTCCTCCCATTTAAAACCATCCGAAAATTCAAATCTAAGTGCAGGGCACGTTTCAAGTGTAGAAATAGAGGTTTCTGGAACTGTGGTGGATGATTCTGGATTTCCCATTCCAGGTGTTTCGGTTTTGGTAAAAGGGACAACTACTGGTGTGGCTACAGATTTGGACGGGAAATTCTCCCTGACTGTGCCTTCCAGTGAAAGTGTTTTGGTGTTTTCCTACCTGGGTTATGATGACCAAGAGGTAACGGTAGGAAATCAAACAACATTCAATATTACCATGAGGGAAAACTTGAGTGATCTTGGAGAGGTTGTTGTTGTTGGTTATGGTGTTCAGAAAAAAGGAACCATTACTGGTGCTGTTGGTGAAATAGAATCTGAAGACTTGATCAAAACCCCATCGGTAACTACATCAGAAGCTCTTGTAGGTAAAATCCAAGGTGTGACTGCACGTCAAGGTGATGCTCGCCCAGGATCAAGTGCCTCCATCCAAATCCGGAACATGGGGCAACCCTTATTTGTAATTGATGGAATTCCTTCCGATGCGGGCCAGTTTAATAATCTTGGACAACAAGATATCGAGAGTATAACGGTACTTAAAGATGCTTCTGCTGCTATATACGGCATGAGGGCTGCCAACGGTGTGGTTTTGGTGACCACCAAAAAAGGTAAGGCCAACCAAAAAGCAGAAATTAACCTTTCTGGTTATTATGGTTTGCAGAACTTTACCCGCTACCCTCAACCTGCCAATGCCTATCAATTTTTAAGGGCGAATGCAGAGTCAGAGGTGAACCTAGGCGGAACCCCAAGCATCAGTCAGGATGAATTGCAAAAGTGGCAGGAAGGAACTGAGCCGGGGTATAGAAGCTTTGATTATTACGACTTCATCATGAAGCCCAATGTTCCTCAGTATTCTTTAAATGGGAGTGCTGTAGGTGGTTCGGAAAATACTAAATACTATTTCTCCTTAAGCCATTTAAACCAAGATGCGCTTATTGAGGATTATAACTTCCAAAGAACCAACTTCCAGTCCAATATTGATATGACATTGACGGAAGGATTGACTGTAGGTACCCAGTTAAGTGGAAGGGTTGAAAAGAGAGAGCAAGTGGGGGTTCCAGGTCTGGATGATTACTTTAACCCCTTCTTGAGTATCTTTACCATGTGGCCAACCGAAAGACCATATGCCAATGATAATCCCAATTATGTCAATGGGGATGTTCATAATATCAATGTGAATCCTGCAACCTACACCAAGGAAATAACAGGTTATATTGATGAATATTGGAGAGCGATCAAAGGTAACTTTTATGCCAGTTATGATTTTGATAATGGCTTAACCATGAAAGGCACCTATTCCTATAACTATACAACCCTGGACTTTAATGGTTTTGAGTACACCTATGATGCTTATATCTATGATGAGGCTACTGATTCCTATATCACAAGACCAGAATTGGGGAACCAAAACCCTTGGAGAGAGCGTAGGAAGCAAAATATTGTCGATAGGGTTGGGCAATTCCAAATTAACTATAATAAAAATTTTGGAGCTCACAATGTGTCTGCCATTGCTGGTTATGAGCGGTGGGACCAACAGTCCCACCGGATGGTAGTTCATACCGTCCCCCCTAATAATTATATCCCATTAATGTCTTTTGCCGACCAGGATTTATTAATTGATCAGATTTATGAAGAAGCAAGGGAAGGTTATCTTGCCAAGATCAATTATGATTATAAGGAAAAATACCTGGTAGAATTATTGGGTCGTTATGATGGCTCTTTCCTTTTCCCACCGGACGAACGGTTTGGTTTCTTTCCAGGGGTTTCTTTGGGATGGAAGGTGACCGATGAGCCTTTTATGGATAATATCAAGGGCAATGTCCTTTCCGATTTGAAATTCAGGATTTCTTATGGGCAAACCGGGAACGACAGGTTTATCGGCAATAATGAATTTATTGTTGCTCCATTCAGCTATTATGCCGGGTATAATTTTATCCCGGGTGCTGGAGGTAGTTCTGTATTAAATGGAGACTTTGTAGCAGGGGTAGATCCTAGAGGACTACCAGTTACCAATTTGTCTTGGATCACCAATACCAACTTTAATATTGGTTTAGACGCTTACCTGTTTGACCATAAATTGTTTGTTCAAGGAGATGTTTTTGAAAGAAAACGAACAGGGCTTCCTGCTGGTAGATATGATGTGCTTTTACCTGCCGAGGTAGGCTATTCCCTTCCTTCAGAAAACCTTGAATCTGATGCTCATAGGGGTGTTGAAGGTATTGTGACCTACTCTGATAAAGTTGGTGGCATAGACTTTTCTGTAAGTGCCAATGGTACTATTTCAAGGTTGAAAATCATTGATCGCTATAAGCCAAGATTCGGAAATAGTTGGAATAAATATCGTTTTGATCAGGAAGGCCGATGGGCCAATATCAACTGGGGTTATAATATCATCGGAAGATTTGAAAGTGAAGAGCAAATTGAAAATTACCCAGTAAATATTGATGGATTAGGCAATCGAAATGTCCTTCCTGGAGATTTTATCTATGAAGACGTTAATGGTGATGGATTAATCAATGGGCTGGATGAACGTCCAATTGGTTATGCTGAAGGAGCTAACCCGTATGTCAGCTTTGGATTGAACGGTTCCGCTAAATACAAGGGTTTTGAATTGTATTTCAGCTTTGCAGGTGCCTCCATGCAGACTTTTACCCGTAACTGGGAGCTGAGATATCCATTCCAAAATAATGGTAATTCCCCGGAATTTATGTTTGCTGACAGATGGCACAGGGAAGACCTTTATAACCCAGATAGTGAATGGGTAGCTGGTACCTATCCCGCCATTCGAAGATTTGGAGCCGATCACCTTTATAGACATAATGATTTCTGGTTGACTAATGTTAAATACCTGAGATTGAGGAATCTAGAAATTGGTTACCGTGTACCTTCTTCTTTCCTTGACAAGTATGGAATCAATGCATTGAGGGTATATGCTAATGGAACTAATCTTTTCTCCATTGACAATACCAAAGAGTTTGGTGTTGATCCGGAAATTGGTTCAGCCAATGGTCTGGTTTATCCTCAGCAACGTCTGTTTAATTTTGGATTTAGCCTAACCCTATAA
- a CDS encoding Hsp20/alpha crystallin family protein, translated as MKLVRYNQLEPQYPSTFSGLLDRVFNDTVHSDHPRFTPSVDISEDEKNYEIALSVPGVKKEDFKIDLEDGKLTVSGERKKEEKKEGKNFHSLESQYGAFSRSFYLPEDIAAENISAQYENGILTISLPKIEKKVSKSMIEVK; from the coding sequence ATGAAACTAGTAAGATATAATCAATTAGAACCACAGTATCCTTCTACTTTCAGCGGATTGTTAGATCGTGTCTTCAATGATACAGTTCATTCAGATCATCCGAGATTTACACCTTCAGTGGATATCTCCGAAGATGAAAAAAATTATGAAATAGCCCTTTCAGTTCCAGGGGTTAAGAAAGAGGATTTTAAAATTGATTTGGAGGACGGAAAATTGACCGTATCTGGTGAGCGTAAAAAAGAAGAAAAAAAAGAAGGCAAGAATTTCCATAGCCTGGAAAGCCAATATGGAGCGTTTAGCAGGTCTTTCTATTTGCCGGAAGATATCGCAGCTGAAAATATTTCTGCCCAATATGAAAACGGTATATTGACCATTTCACTTCCCAAAATTGAAAAAAAAGTTTCAAAATCAATGATTGAAGTAAAATAA
- a CDS encoding M1 family metallopeptidase — translation MKYTLEKSLLLLVALCFGSLTYAQNVENNNQGDFDEFMYRQGSSFRSASGKPGPEYWQNKADYQIEATLNDEDHTIVGNVTIQYTNNSPEALNFVWLQLEQNRFTENSRGTLTTPIQGNRYSGDTNGGYSLSNVSAKVGRRGDVSDKYLITDTRMQVFMAEPIPANGGEATISMSFEYKIPIKGMDRMGRVEVEDGVIYALAQWYPRMAVFDDVEGWNVEPYLGAGEFYLEYGNFDYKITAPYDHIVVGSGQLQNPSDVLTRTQQDRLDKASKSDTAVYIVKPEEVTDSTKMVKQEGNLTWHFNIENARDVAFASSKAFIWDAAKIDLPSGKQIMAQSVYPKESDGEEAWSRSTEYSKASVEHYSEMWYEYPYPTAINVAADIGGMEYPGLNFCSYESKGESLWGVTDHEFGHNWFPMIVGSNERRYPWMDEGFNTFINHYSSLRFNEGEYGSDLHQTRKYLKWFTNESREGIETYPDVVDTRNLGMVAYMKPAIGLIMLREYVLGEERFDNAFKSYIETWAYKHPQPRDFFNHIENVAGENLSWFWQGWFYGNENIDLSLAAVYPYGGNYLIALSNEGGVPMPVLLEITFEDGSSERITLPVEIWQRGDEWNHLYETDKKVVGIEIDPDKILPDINISNDKWPAAIYTEN, via the coding sequence ATGAAATATACTTTAGAGAAATCACTGTTATTATTGGTTGCCCTTTGTTTTGGGAGCTTGACTTATGCGCAAAATGTAGAAAACAATAACCAGGGCGATTTTGATGAATTTATGTACCGGCAAGGCTCTTCATTTCGTTCTGCATCGGGTAAGCCCGGGCCGGAATATTGGCAAAACAAAGCTGATTATCAGATTGAAGCCACGTTAAATGATGAGGATCATACTATTGTAGGGAATGTTACCATCCAATATACGAATAATAGTCCCGAGGCTTTGAATTTCGTTTGGTTGCAATTGGAGCAAAATAGATTTACGGAAAACTCAAGAGGGACTTTGACTACCCCTATTCAGGGAAACCGTTACAGTGGAGATACAAATGGTGGTTATTCTTTGTCCAACGTATCAGCTAAAGTCGGTAGAAGAGGAGATGTTTCCGATAAATATCTGATTACTGATACAAGAATGCAGGTCTTTATGGCGGAACCGATTCCAGCCAATGGAGGGGAAGCAACTATTTCAATGAGTTTTGAATACAAAATCCCCATAAAAGGAATGGATAGAATGGGAAGGGTAGAAGTTGAAGATGGAGTTATTTATGCCCTTGCCCAATGGTATCCACGAATGGCAGTTTTTGATGATGTGGAGGGCTGGAATGTAGAGCCATATTTGGGAGCTGGGGAGTTTTATCTTGAGTACGGTAATTTTGATTATAAGATTACAGCCCCTTATGACCATATTGTGGTAGGGTCTGGGCAGCTTCAGAATCCATCTGATGTCCTTACCCGAACTCAGCAAGACAGGTTGGATAAGGCATCAAAAAGTGATACAGCAGTTTATATAGTAAAACCTGAGGAAGTAACCGATTCCACAAAAATGGTTAAACAAGAAGGAAATTTGACTTGGCATTTTAATATAGAAAATGCAAGGGATGTTGCTTTTGCGTCTTCTAAAGCATTTATCTGGGATGCTGCAAAAATAGATTTGCCAAGTGGTAAACAAATTATGGCCCAATCGGTTTATCCTAAAGAGAGTGATGGGGAAGAAGCTTGGTCCCGTTCTACCGAATATAGCAAAGCCTCAGTAGAGCATTATTCTGAAATGTGGTATGAATACCCATACCCAACCGCTATAAATGTAGCAGCAGATATTGGAGGGATGGAATATCCTGGTTTGAATTTTTGCAGCTATGAAAGCAAGGGGGAATCCTTGTGGGGGGTAACTGACCATGAATTTGGCCATAACTGGTTCCCGATGATCGTTGGGTCCAATGAAAGACGTTATCCATGGATGGACGAAGGATTCAATACATTTATTAATCACTATAGTTCTTTGAGATTTAATGAGGGGGAATATGGGTCTGATTTGCACCAGACCAGAAAGTATTTGAAATGGTTTACGAATGAATCCAGAGAGGGGATAGAAACCTATCCGGACGTGGTGGATACCAGGAATTTGGGTATGGTTGCTTATATGAAGCCCGCAATAGGCCTAATTATGCTTAGGGAGTACGTTCTTGGTGAGGAAAGATTTGATAATGCCTTTAAGAGTTATATCGAAACCTGGGCTTACAAACATCCCCAGCCAAGAGACTTTTTTAACCATATAGAAAATGTGGCTGGTGAAAATCTTTCCTGGTTCTGGCAAGGATGGTTCTACGGAAATGAAAATATTGACCTTTCCTTAGCGGCCGTTTACCCATATGGTGGAAATTATTTGATTGCTCTTTCTAATGAGGGAGGAGTGCCCATGCCTGTATTACTGGAAATTACTTTTGAGGATGGTTCTTCGGAAAGAATTACTTTGCCAGTTGAAATTTGGCAACGGGGAGACGAATGGAACCATTTGTATGAAACTGATAAGAAGGTGGTAGGGATTGAAATTGATCCTGACAAAATTTTGCCGGATATTAATATCTCGAATGACAAATGGCCAGCCGCTATTTATACGGAAAATTAA
- a CDS encoding mechanosensitive ion channel family protein translates to MNSKKDTIDKNEENNTSTNLIYEIERYIIDLNHLITVLERGLDTTDISSNLPEAANTIQFVRQKLKRDQSPINLRYLSALSDLSDNIRVQIKSWKKDIDERGFEIKTAYDSLAQIKRELTPQISEGDTTFIPEFQKQVDNLQDKWQTADSLYRVKYRQVSSFQSQLSRTIVEIGDFRDEIQERRRLLERKLFQKENNYLWEKGSDPKEEQGLGQVISRSLKLNEIILKGFIQLHWPAHIWVLAFSAILLFWYKYMLKHIKSEKEFSDIILHRVQFIPKKTITSALIVVFSVAPFFYRSPPVVFTTSILFITVLLTTYLIHKNIDKKLFTSWIIFVVIFTIYCISNLYVEIAFQERYILLFTSVIGILLGVFTLKTIRKTPKKNPNYLHLLIKFFLLIQSFSLVANILGRYSLSKILGVAGITSLMQAISLYMFVKVIMEALYLQVEMSKKNKSHYTAYFDFQNIKERVQTLFIGISLIIWAYFLAFNLSVYDFLYNNAVEFLMEPRTLGGNTFNFGSVLIFILVIWISFFLAKYIAYFAEIKDQQKAGSRKQRLGSSVLLIRLAVLMVGFLFALTASGIPLDKVAIVVGALSVGIGFGLQTIVNNLVSGVILAFERPIQIGDAIEVGGRSGMVKEVGIRSSRIQAYDGSEVIIPNGDLLSQHLINWTLSDKKKRIELIIGVAYSSDTKKVVEVFKKVLNRENILKSPEPEVYLQNFADSAIEFRLLFWVSDFDTWIEIRGEVMGEIQKAFEEEGIQIPFPQRDLYIKTFPKLDSQENSDSDNQGEKS, encoded by the coding sequence ATGAATTCAAAAAAAGATACAATTGATAAGAATGAAGAGAATAATACTTCTACCAATTTGATCTACGAAATAGAGCGGTATATAATTGATTTGAATCATCTTATTACCGTTTTGGAGAGGGGGCTTGATACTACAGATATTAGTTCTAATCTCCCGGAAGCTGCAAACACCATTCAGTTTGTCCGGCAAAAACTTAAAAGGGATCAAAGTCCAATTAACCTCCGATACTTAAGTGCCTTAAGTGATTTGTCTGATAATATCAGGGTTCAAATCAAGTCATGGAAAAAAGATATTGATGAAAGAGGTTTTGAGATAAAAACAGCATATGACTCCCTAGCTCAAATAAAACGGGAACTTACCCCTCAGATTTCTGAGGGGGATACCACTTTTATTCCAGAGTTCCAGAAGCAGGTAGATAACCTTCAAGATAAGTGGCAAACAGCTGATAGTCTATATAGGGTCAAATACCGTCAGGTTAGCTCCTTTCAAAGTCAATTATCTCGAACAATTGTTGAGATTGGAGATTTTAGGGATGAAATACAGGAGAGGAGACGGCTATTAGAAAGGAAGCTTTTTCAAAAAGAAAACAATTACCTCTGGGAAAAGGGGAGCGACCCAAAAGAGGAACAGGGGCTGGGTCAGGTGATTTCCCGGTCCTTGAAACTGAATGAAATCATCCTTAAAGGGTTCATTCAGCTTCATTGGCCGGCACATATTTGGGTCCTAGCTTTTAGCGCCATTCTTCTTTTTTGGTACAAATATATGCTCAAGCATATAAAATCAGAAAAGGAATTTTCAGATATTATTTTGCACAGGGTTCAATTTATCCCCAAAAAAACAATTACCTCAGCTTTAATAGTGGTCTTCTCGGTTGCTCCGTTTTTCTATCGCTCTCCTCCTGTGGTTTTTACTACCTCTATTTTATTTATTACTGTACTTTTGACTACTTATTTGATCCATAAAAATATAGATAAAAAACTTTTTACATCCTGGATTATTTTTGTGGTCATTTTCACCATTTATTGCATTAGTAATCTATATGTTGAAATCGCATTCCAGGAGAGGTATATCCTTTTATTTACTTCCGTAATTGGAATTCTGCTTGGGGTTTTCACCTTAAAAACCATTCGGAAGACTCCTAAAAAAAATCCGAATTACCTTCACTTGCTGATTAAATTTTTCTTACTAATTCAGAGCTTTTCCCTGGTGGCTAACATCCTTGGAAGGTATAGTTTATCCAAAATTCTTGGGGTTGCGGGTATAACCAGTCTGATGCAGGCCATTAGTTTGTACATGTTTGTCAAAGTCATTATGGAGGCGTTGTACTTGCAGGTAGAAATGAGTAAAAAGAACAAGAGCCATTATACCGCCTATTTTGATTTCCAAAACATCAAAGAAAGAGTCCAAACCCTTTTTATTGGAATTTCACTGATTATTTGGGCTTACTTTTTGGCTTTTAATCTGAGTGTTTATGATTTTCTGTATAATAATGCAGTTGAATTTTTGATGGAACCCAGGACCTTGGGTGGTAATACCTTTAATTTTGGCAGTGTTCTTATTTTTATTTTGGTGATCTGGATTTCCTTTTTCCTGGCCAAATACATCGCTTATTTTGCGGAAATCAAAGACCAGCAAAAGGCAGGGAGTAGGAAGCAAAGGCTTGGTTCATCAGTCCTGCTTATCCGCCTTGCGGTATTAATGGTTGGTTTTCTTTTTGCCCTGACCGCCTCCGGAATTCCATTGGATAAAGTGGCTATAGTAGTGGGGGCTCTCTCTGTAGGTATCGGTTTTGGTCTGCAGACCATTGTCAATAATTTGGTGTCAGGGGTGATTCTTGCTTTTGAGCGACCTATCCAGATTGGGGATGCTATTGAAGTCGGGGGAAGGAGCGGAATGGTGAAAGAAGTCGGTATCCGGTCCAGCAGAATACAAGCTTATGACGGGTCTGAGGTTATCATTCCTAATGGCGATTTGCTTTCCCAGCACTTGATTAACTGGACATTGTCCGACAAGAAGAAAAGGATCGAATTGATTATTGGGGTGGCTTACAGTAGTGATACCAAAAAAGTAGTTGAGGTATTCAAAAAAGTATTGAATCGAGAAAATATTTTAAAATCCCCCGAACCTGAAGTTTATCTCCAAAACTTTGCTGATAGTGCTATTGAATTCAGACTCTTGTTTTGGGTCAGCGATTTTGACACTTGGATTGAGATCAGAGGAGAAGTCATGGGGGAAATCCAGAAAGCATTTGAGGAAGAAGGAATTCAAATTCCATTCCCTCAAAGGGATCTTTATATTAAGACCTTTCCAAAGTTGGACTCCCAGGAAAACAGTGACAGCGACAATCAGGGCGAAAAAAGTTAA
- a CDS encoding Do family serine endopeptidase, protein MNKKQFLLSILLASVIGGLVALAGVSLLTPSEKVANFEEKQNTSFVNWLNNDNFNIPDGINFVASASQVTPAVVHIRSTVTIPEGRRGGNPLEEFFDFRYPDRDGQGPMREGRSSGSGVIISKDGYIVTNNHVIENAKEISVTLHDNTRYRAKIIGTDPTTDLALLKIEAEKLPFVPFGDSDKTKVGEWVLAVGNPFDLTSTVTAGIVSAKARNIGILRSESNNNLQIESFIQTDAVVNRGNSGGALVNLAGELIGINTAIASQTGTFNGYAFAVPSSIVKKVMDDLLEYGAVQRGLLGIQIQDISPELEDYLDKDFSVSQGVYVAEVNEGSGGEEAGLESGDIIIGVDGKETNSVSRLQELVARKRPGDQVEVKFLRNGKEHVVKATLKNISGTTKVVKREEPETADFESVTFEDLEVGIKQRLNLDGGAVIIEVDNDKWKEAGAREGFIITYVGREKILSAKDLKKALSNAKGKEIMVLGIYPNGQRSYFEITLDN, encoded by the coding sequence ATGAATAAAAAGCAATTCTTACTAAGCATCCTATTAGCCTCTGTGATTGGCGGGCTAGTGGCTTTAGCGGGGGTAAGTTTACTGACACCCTCAGAAAAGGTCGCCAATTTTGAGGAAAAGCAAAATACTAGTTTTGTCAATTGGCTGAACAACGACAATTTTAACATTCCTGATGGGATTAATTTTGTTGCTTCGGCATCACAGGTAACCCCGGCAGTAGTTCATATTAGAAGCACTGTTACTATTCCGGAAGGAAGAAGAGGAGGAAATCCCCTTGAAGAATTTTTTGATTTTCGTTATCCTGACAGGGATGGGCAGGGTCCCATGCGGGAAGGTAGAAGCTCTGGTTCCGGAGTAATCATTTCTAAAGACGGATATATAGTCACCAATAACCACGTCATAGAAAATGCAAAGGAAATCAGCGTCACCCTTCATGACAATACCAGGTACAGAGCAAAAATAATTGGTACTGATCCTACAACAGATTTGGCATTATTGAAAATTGAAGCTGAAAAACTACCTTTTGTTCCATTTGGAGATTCAGATAAAACCAAAGTTGGGGAATGGGTATTGGCAGTGGGTAATCCATTTGACCTTACCTCAACGGTAACTGCAGGAATTGTAAGTGCAAAGGCCAGAAATATTGGGATTTTAAGGAGCGAAAGCAACAACAACCTTCAAATTGAATCCTTCATCCAGACCGATGCCGTAGTAAACCGGGGAAATTCCGGTGGGGCATTGGTAAATTTGGCTGGAGAATTAATTGGGATCAATACGGCTATTGCGAGTCAAACCGGAACGTTTAATGGTTATGCATTTGCGGTCCCCAGTTCTATTGTAAAAAAGGTTATGGATGATCTACTGGAATACGGAGCAGTTCAAAGAGGCCTGTTGGGAATTCAAATTCAAGATATCAGTCCAGAATTAGAAGATTATTTGGATAAAGATTTCTCAGTCTCACAAGGCGTTTATGTAGCTGAAGTAAATGAAGGTAGTGGAGGCGAAGAAGCAGGATTGGAATCTGGAGACATTATTATCGGTGTGGATGGAAAAGAAACCAATTCGGTATCCAGACTACAAGAATTGGTGGCAAGAAAAAGACCCGGAGATCAGGTTGAGGTGAAGTTCTTGAGGAACGGAAAAGAGCATGTTGTTAAGGCAACCTTAAAAAATATTTCAGGAACGACAAAGGTTGTAAAACGAGAGGAACCTGAAACGGCCGATTTCGAATCTGTAACCTTTGAAGATTTAGAAGTTGGTATAAAACAAAGGTTAAATCTGGATGGCGGAGCAGTTATTATTGAAGTGGATAATGATAAATGGAAAGAAGCCGGAGCCAGGGAAGGTTTTATCATTACCTATGTTGGAAGAGAGAAAATATTAAGTGCCAAAGACCTTAAAAAAGCACTTTCAAATGCGAAAGGAAAGGAGATTATGGTATTAGGAATTTATCCAAACGGGCAACGCTCTTATTTTGAGATTACGTTGGATAATTGA
- a CDS encoding GIY-YIG nuclease family protein, with the protein MDNFFVYILYSSKIDKFYVGKTQNLENRLNYHNNPKSNKI; encoded by the coding sequence ATGGATAATTTTTTTGTTTACATTCTCTACTCCTCTAAAATCGATAAATTTTATGTTGGGAAAACTCAAAATTTAGAAAACAGATTGAATTACCATAACAATCCAAAAAGCAATAAAATATAG
- a CDS encoding COG2426 family protein yields the protein MINILFHTFLLSISPFGESRVGIPYGIINGLQPGTAFIVGLCSNLLVFPLLLFLIDNFDARLWKFKPYKHQSIKLMRRAKNGVGKKIQKYGFWGLMVFVMIPLPFTGVYMGTIAAYIFKLPRKESFVAISIGAVISCIILALGSHFGKIGASLI from the coding sequence TTGATAAACATCCTGTTTCACACCTTTTTGTTGAGTATTTCCCCATTTGGGGAATCCCGGGTTGGCATACCTTATGGCATCATCAACGGGTTACAACCTGGCACAGCATTCATTGTGGGGTTGTGCTCCAACTTATTGGTATTCCCACTATTACTTTTTCTGATTGATAATTTTGATGCCAGGCTCTGGAAATTCAAACCCTACAAGCATCAATCTATAAAGTTGATGCGAAGAGCAAAAAATGGTGTAGGAAAAAAAATCCAAAAATACGGCTTTTGGGGCCTAATGGTATTCGTCATGATCCCCCTTCCTTTCACTGGGGTTTACATGGGTACCATTGCCGCCTATATCTTTAAATTACCCAGAAAAGAATCTTTTGTAGCCATTAGTATAGGAGCTGTTATTTCTTGCATCATCCTAGCATTAGGTTCCCATTTCGGAAAAATTGGGGCTTCATTAATTTAA